One region of Sebastes fasciatus isolate fSebFas1 chromosome 1, fSebFas1.pri, whole genome shotgun sequence genomic DNA includes:
- the inka1b gene encoding PAK4-inhibitor inka2: protein MLCLGDSADCLRDQMQCMMRSLQDLKQISRPRPLSEPCARSFAVTRLCKQRAQQERLARLRVSDASEASTYDSACCLASPLEEEEEHQEHERLTQGSPSSEKSLDFDSGYSEASWQDEGVVLRRTRNVRVSSSACLRTNRGPSGRIRPKSTSDACLERWTSFEASDQEDWTTSLLSRSRNRQPLVLGDNSFADLIKNWMDLPECPEPAELKPNAGRRLAKDILINMRRRMAGVSKSVEVRPRPADSTRVSRAAEAPKRMSCPAGLQTLKPFFHQSHTGLHQPDTDLLQFTALMKTGSRQPIICNDIIGYI from the exons ATG CTGTGTTTAGGAGATTCTGCCGACTGCCTCCGGGACCAAATGCAGTGCATGATGAGATCCTTGCAGGACCTGAAGCAGATAAGCAGGCCGAGGCCACTGAGTGAACCGTGTGCTCGGTCCTTCGCTGTGACACGGCTCTGCAAACAGAGGGCACAGCAAGAGCGACTCGCTCGCCTACGTGTTTCTGATGCCAGCGAAGCCAGCACGTATGACTCTGCCTGTTGCCTGGCCAGCCCcctggaagaagaggaagagcatCAGGAGCACGAACGGTTGACACAAGGCTCCCCAAGCAGTGAGAAGAGTCTGGACTTTGACTCGGGTTACTCGGAGGCTTCTTGGCAGGATGAAGGTGTGGTGCTGAGGAGGACCAGGAATGTGCGAGTCTCCTCTTCTGCCTGCCTCCGCACAAACAGAGGACCTTCTGGCCGAATCCGTCCCAAATCAACCTCGGACGCTTGCCTGGAGCGCTGGACCTCGTTTGAGGCCAGTGACCAAGAAGACTGGACGACATCGCTGCTGAGCCGCAGTAGGAACAGACAGCCTCTGGTTCTGGGGGACAACAGCTTTGCTGACCTGATAAAGAACTGGATGGACCTACCAGAGTGTCCTGAGCCGGCAGAACTGAAGCCCAATGCGGGCCGGCGCCTTGCCAAAGACATTTTGATCAACATGCGGCGCAGAATGGCAGGGGTGTCTAAAAGTGTGGAGGTGAGGCCGAGGCCAGCAGACTCCACGAGGGTCAGCAGGGCGGCAGAGGCTCCCAAACGGATGTCCTGCCCTGCGGGACTCCAGACTCTCAAACCTTTCTTTCACCAGTCCCACACAGGCCTACATCAGCCGGACACTGACTTGTTACAGTTCACCGCTCTCATGAAGACAGGCAGCCGACAACCCATCATATGTAATGACATTATTGGATACATTTAA